The stretch of DNA ATTCAACATGCAAAGAACTTACCTCTGCAAATTCCATAAGATTTGGTCCAATATCTTCCAGCAAAGAAGGCGTATCAGAAACTAATACTACTTTGGGCCTGGAAGATAGTTTGCCGGCAGCCTTCCTAACACAATCCAGAGCTGCCCGCACAGCTCTCACAGACCTAATACAATGGTCAAAAACTTCTTATGTAAGTAAGCTCATGGAGGTTGAAATAttgtttgattcaattttagAGAAATATCTATGCAAATCAGTTGCAATCCCACATACAATCTACAAGGTATGCTCCATTTATTTATCATGAACATCCAAATGGCATCCAAGAATTAAAGGTCATGCAAAACAAAAGCCACAAGAGATTTTGGTATTCTGACTACCTATTCATAAGCATCCTCATGTGCACCGCAATATCAGGATCAGCACCACCACTAAGGGCCCAGTTCAAAGCATGTTCTACAATTTCCGAAGGAGATATAAGCACTCTCATCAGCTCCCCAAATACATTAGGTCTGTGCTGCAAATTTTCTGGCTCTCCAAAAAGATCAGAAGCAGCCTTCCTCATCTCTGGGTGCATGCTCTTCAAGAAAAACTGAGCAGCCACAGCATCTGTGGTATTCTGGAACCTGATGTACAAAACTAAAGGATCACCTGATAATATCTTAGCAGGTATATCAAAACAGTAAACATAATATCATATTCACATCTAACCATATTATGGGTTGGTGCCACTCCCTCCAATTGCCACATAGAACATTAGTTCGTGACGGCTTCTGAAAATCATCAATCCTCATAACAAGATGTCTCCCATATTTTGCTACACAACCATTCATCCTCCACAGATGCTTGACTTCCGCCAAGGTAAAGGAAAGATTCGAATACAAAATGTAATCTCCAAAAGGATATTTCCCCCTGAAATGAGAACCATACCATTCAAATGAAAAACCGTTTAATACAATCACTTGATGAACCACCTTTCATGTTTTAGACATCGCATGATCAACTTGTTCTTTTAATCCTGTATAGGAAATTATATTCAATGGACTGTCATTCTATGTCTAGATCTGAAAGTGAAGTACAACTTTGGGATCTAGCAAAATTTACCCATGAAAAAAGCTCCAGGCAACAAGACACTGACTGACATTTAGCCTAATTGTAAGAAAGTAGCATATTTGGATGCATGTCAAGAAATCACAAAATccaaaactaaacatgaacagCAAGGCTTGAGAGAGAACCAATGTGCCTGGTCTGCCCGATAATCAAAGACCGGTTCAACATCACACTTATAGCTGCGGCAGTTAGGATCTTGTACATTTCATTACCAAACCCTGCTTCTGATGCTTTTCCTAACACAAAACCATGTCTACAGAAGTGCTCCGGAGGCAGCGCTCGGACTGTTGGAGCACCTGAGAAAAGTTAGTAAAGTGTATGAATGAGCATGAGATGATTAAGAGGTATGtttttcaatagtgtagatATCAGAAAAACCACAGTTGGCTAGCGTAAACAGCTAGCTATTGGGCAGAATGTTTAATTAATGCTTGACCTGAGACCAGCCAACGTACTCAAAATACACtccaaataaacaaacaaaaagaatCCAACTGGTTTGCTGCAATTTGGGAAAGCTTTCCAGGTTGGTAGTATATTATTGTGTCTCGAAAAGGAAACGCGAGGAAGTTTAATTTGCACATGGTCATTAAATAAGTTGGCGAACCTCGTCTAGCTGAGCAAATCATAGCCAATGGGCCCAATGAACTCTGTTTTCTTTGCTAAATGATGCTAGGCCACAAGAAGACGTTTTAGCAGAAACATAAGCACGCAAAAGAGAAAGGGGTGAAATCTCAATTAACAAGTCGCagcaaagaaggaagagttTTCCAGGCTAGAAACTAAGTGGATAAACAAAGAATAAGCATTGCCGGGAGTCCTAAAAGAAATCCTGCATACCTGGAACTACCtacctacaaaaaaaaattagtacgGGGTAGTGAATGAAGTGATTAGTGCTACTTCGAAGGAAGTAGTGCTGCTCAGGTGTGTGATTGGTAGGAGTAGATTACCGTTGAGACGAAAGTGACTGTGGATCATTTGCCTGGCTCGGAGACTCTCCTCTCCAGATCCTCTCCCAAACATCTCCCCCATCTCTTCAACCGTTGCGCATCCTCCTCCTCCCTTGCTATCATTCACAACCTTtgccttttcttcttctccttcttcttcttcttcttcttgaatTCCGAGGTGGGTGGTCTCATTGATGTCGGCGGAAGGCTCGATGGATCTGAGGGTAAGGATGAGCAATCCCAGCACCGTAAGCGCTGCACTGGCGATCAAAAACCAGGACCCCAAAGACAGTCGCCTCCGCCGCCACCCCGACCCCGACCGGGCCGACCCCGCCCTCGCCACCATTCTCCTTggtttttttaatatttttttcccttttgggGGGCACCGAATCTGAATCTTATATAGCACCGTCGGTGGGTTG from Coffea eugenioides isolate CCC68of unplaced genomic scaffold, Ceug_1.0 ScVebR1_1589;HRSCAF=2465, whole genome shotgun sequence encodes:
- the LOC113755571 gene encoding uncharacterized protein LOC113755571, encoding MVARAGSARSGSGWRRRRLSLGSWFLIASAALTVLGLLILTLRSIEPSADINETTHLGIQEEEEEEGEEEKAKVVNDSKGGGGCATVEEMGEMFGRGSGEESLRARQMIHSHFRLNGAPTVRALPPEHFCRHGFVLGKASEAGFGNEMYKILTAAAISVMLNRSLIIGQTRGKYPFGDYILYSNLSFTLAEVKHLWRMNGCVAKYGRHLVMRIDDFQKPSRTNVLCGNWREWHQPIIWFQNTTDAVAAQFFLKSMHPEMRKAASDLFGEPENLQHRPNVFGELMRVLISPSEIVEHALNWALSGGADPDIAVHMRMLMNRSVRAVRAALDCVRKAAGKLSSRPKVVLVSDTPSLLEDIGPNLMEFAEVLHFDYEHFEGNITAPKDRLSNWNPRVRDWGPAPRWVAFVDFFLASRAKHAVVSGAHRRVGTTYAQLIAALAAAQRLGDNSTAGSSFTYLSSFQSNLLSEGLRNQIGWGHVWNRFAGPLSCSHQPNQCASTPILPPAWWDGLWQSPITRDVKRMEAYGIRLSGLATVDEDYLHSFCNSRKISTVTVTLI